In Symmachiella dynata, the following are encoded in one genomic region:
- a CDS encoding isocitrate lyase/PEP mutase family protein gives MKTTTALRQLLQRPGIVRSLGAHDVFSALVMEQAGIDMLFAGGFGVAASALGMPDVGLMTLTEMAEVVRRMADRLTIPVVADGDTGHGDLHNVARTVRDMETAGAAGILLEDQVHPKRCGHLAGKAVIPAAEMRLKLRAALDARRDPEFVIFARTDALAVEGFDSAIERARGYAEEGADVCFVEGPTDGEQLRQIPQKLDVPLLANMLTGGVTPVVPFAELEQMGYKIAVCPIAGLLATGAVIRRLTETVLQNGQVDPTTDALMTFEEVKSVLGLQETLDLRRRLES, from the coding sequence GTGAAAACCACAACCGCTTTACGACAGCTCTTACAACGTCCGGGGATCGTGCGTAGCCTGGGGGCGCACGATGTCTTCTCGGCGTTGGTGATGGAACAGGCAGGGATCGACATGCTCTTTGCCGGTGGGTTTGGCGTGGCTGCGTCGGCTTTGGGGATGCCTGATGTCGGTTTGATGACGCTGACCGAAATGGCCGAAGTCGTGCGGCGGATGGCCGATCGGTTGACGATTCCGGTCGTTGCCGATGGTGATACTGGGCATGGTGATCTGCACAATGTCGCTCGTACGGTGCGAGACATGGAGACAGCTGGGGCAGCTGGCATATTGTTGGAGGACCAGGTGCATCCCAAACGGTGCGGGCACCTGGCGGGTAAAGCGGTGATTCCGGCAGCGGAGATGCGGTTGAAATTGCGCGCCGCTTTGGATGCGCGTCGCGATCCGGAATTTGTGATTTTCGCCCGGACTGATGCCCTGGCGGTCGAGGGGTTTGATTCAGCGATTGAACGTGCCCGCGGTTATGCCGAGGAAGGGGCCGATGTTTGTTTTGTGGAGGGTCCCACCGATGGGGAGCAGCTCAGGCAAATTCCACAAAAACTCGATGTGCCGCTGTTAGCCAACATGCTGACCGGTGGCGTGACACCGGTGGTCCCGTTCGCCGAGTTGGAACAAATGGGCTACAAAATTGCCGTTTGTCCCATTGCCGGATTGCTGGCGACAGGAGCTGTGATTCGCCGTTTGACGGAAACGGTGCTGCAAAATGGACAGGTTGACCCAACCACCGACGCGCTCATGACATTTGAGGAAGTGAAGTCCGTGTTAGGCCTGCAGGAAACACTGGACCTCCGTCGACGACTGGAAAGTTGA